CCGCCTGGGTGGCCGCGAGGATGAGCCACAGGAACGGGTAGCCGGGGGCGGCGGCGGGGCGCTCCAGGTCGACGCGGCGCCAGGCGGGGGCGGGCGCGTCGGTGTAGACGGTGGTGCCGGAGGCCGTGCCGCGCTGGCCGATGCCGTCCCAGTCGTCGCGGGCCTCGACGCCCGGCCCGGCCACCTCGACGACGAGGGGCTGCAGGGCCCCGGCGTCGTCGTGGGCGGCGACCAGGGTCCAGTCCGCCAGCAGGGTGCCGGTGGAGTACTGCTTCGTGCCGGTCAGCAGGAACGCCTCCGGGTCGCGCGGGTCTCGGCGGGCCGTGACGCCCGGCAGGCCGGTCGCGGCCGGCGGGTCCACGAGTGCGTTGGCGAAGACCTTCCCGGCGGCCACCTCGTCCAACCACCAGTCGGTCAGACGCGGGTGGACGTCGCGGGCGACCTGCTCCGTGAACATGAAGTGCCCGTGGAGGGCCTGGGGGAGGTTCGCGTCGGCCGCGGCGAGGTCCACGAGCAGGTCGAGGAGCTGCGTGAGGGTCGCGTCGGAGCCGCCGCGCTCCCGCGGCAGCCGGAGGGCGGTGAAGCCGGTCTCGGCGAGGAGGCGCACGGCCGCATGGGGCGGGACGGCCGCGTCCCGCCGCCGGGCCTCGTTCGCGGCGATCCGGGCGAAGACGGGGGCGAAGCGGGCGCGGAGTTCTGCGGTGTCGGGGGCGTCGGCGGCGGAGGTCGGTGCGGGACGGTCGAGGACGGGAGTGGTCATGGGAGGTCCTTCCGTGGGCAGGTGGGCCGACCGTAGGCATCCGTGCCGGGCTCGCCCCAGCCCGCCGACGGGTGGCGTCACGCGCCGGTTCCCGCGACGGGGGCGCGCCGTCGGCGCCGCAGGGATGACGAGCCGCATCCGCCGCCTTCTCCGCCACCCTCGCCGCCGCGGCCATCGCCCTCACGGCGTGCGGCGGGGACGCCGTCCCGTCCGGCCCGACGTCGGCACCCGCCGCCGCCTCGGACGGCGCCGAGTCGCCGTCGGGTGAGGCGACGGCGGCCTCCTCCGTCTCCGAGGAGGACCGCGTCGACCCGACCCGGACCACCGAGGTCTCCGCGGTGACCCCGCGCATCCTGCTCTCGCACGAGGACGGGCTCACGCTGCTCGACGCCGAGTCCGGTGAGGTGGTGAAGGAGCAGGACGTCGCGGGCTTCACGCGGCTGAGCAACGCCGGCAACGGCAAGGACGTCCTGGTGACCACCGGGAACGGCTGGGAGGTGTTCTCCACCGGCATCCAGGCCAAGGCCCACGGCGATCACTTCCACAACTACGAGTCCGCGCCCGGCATGACCGGCGTGACGTTCCCGGGTGAGCACCCCGGCCACGTCGTCACCCACAACGGCAGGACCACCCTCTTCGCGGACGGCACGGGCGCGATCCGCACCTTCGACTCGGCCCACCTGGACAAGGCGACCCCGGACCTCATGCCCGTCATGACGGAGGCCGAGACCGAGGACCCGCACCACGGCGTGGCGCTCGAGCTCTCCGACGGCACCCTCTTCACCACGCAGGGCACCGAGGACTCCCGGAACACGCTCCAGGTGATCGACCCGACGGCCGGCGAGGTCAAGGCCGAGACCGACGACTGCCCCGGCAGCCATGGCGAGGCCGCGGCCCAGCCGACGGAGGCGGGCGACGTCGTCGTGATGGGCTGTGAGAACGGGCCCGTCGTGTACCGGGACGGCGAGTTCCACAAGGTGGACGTCGAGACCGAGTACCAGCGCTCCGGGAACCTGTTCGGGCTGCATGACTCGCCCATCGTCCTGGGGGACTACAAGGTCGAGGAGGAGCCGAAGGAGGCCGTCGAGCGGCCCACGGAGATCGCCCTCATCGACACCCGCACCGATGAGCTCACCACCGTGGACCTCGGCTCCTCCTACTGGTTCCGCTCGCTCGGCCGCGCCGAGGACGGCTCCGCGGTCGTGCTGACCTACGACGGCGAGGTCAACGTGATCGACGAGGAGACCGGTGAGGTCACCGCCGAGTACCCGGTGATCGAGCCGTGGAAGGAGAAGGACGAGTGGCAGGAGCCCGGCCCGATCCTGAAGGTGGCCGGGAACACCGCTCACGTCACCGACGCAGAAGCCCAGAAGCTCGTGGCCGTCGACCTGGAGACCGGTGAGACCGTCCTGGAGAAGGACCTGGAGTTCGCCCCGGTCGAGATGGCCGTGGTCACCGGCCAGCGGGAGTCCGTGAAGCCCGAGGAGGCCGCGGACGCCGAGTCCGGCCACGACGAGCACACCGACCACGATCACTGATCGGGCCGGACATGGCGGCGGGGGTCAGCGCCGCGCGGCCGTGGCCCCGCCGGAACCGGGTCCGACGCATCGGTGGGGTGTCCGAAGCGCGGGGCGGTCGGCTGGAGCGCGAACACGAGGAGTGTGAGCGGCCCGACCAACGGCACCAGCCCGACGAACAGCCACGCGTGGCTGAAGCCGGCGTCGTGGAGGCGCCGGGCGAGCAGGGCGAGCGATGGGAGTGCGTGCGTGATCCCCACCAGGAGGACGGCCACGTCCCGGAGGGACAGGTCCGGGGAGCCGAGGATGAACACGTCCAGGGCGGTGGACACGAAGTGAACGGCGGTCTGCAGGAGTCACACGCAGAGCGCCGCGAGCCAGAAGTCGGCGCGGGAGGCGCGCCCGCTGAACTGCGCGTAGCCGGCGTAGTAGCGGCGGATGGCCTGACGCATGGTCATGGTCCGGCCCTCAGTCTTGCCGAGGGGACGCCAGCAGCCCCTGTGCCGCCATTGCCCCGTCGATCAGCCCGCCCGACACCACCGGGTGCCGGAGGTGGCCGACCCCGCGGACGGGCGGGTCGTCGTCGTGGTGGGTCGGCCGCATGGGGCGGGCCGTGGTCGTGGCCGTCATGGTTCCCCCTCGCATCACGTGTGACATGCGTCATCCTGCCATGGCGGGTGGACGGGTCAGGCCCCCTGTGGACAGGCCTCGATGATCATCAACGGGTGCTCCGCCGCGTCGAACGGGCGGCCGCGCCAGTCGCTCCAGACGCGGTCCACCGCCAGCCCCGCCGCCGCAAGGTCCTGGGTCACCTGCTCCACGGAGCGGAACTGCAGGTGCTCCTCACCCTCGCTGACCACGCCCTCGTCCGGATACTCGGTGCGCCAGCGGTGCACGACGACACCGTCCGCGTCCGGCGCGCTCGTCGCCTCGGACTCGACGAGGCGACCGGCCGCCGTCGTCCGTTCCGTGGGCTCCTGCTGCCAGTCCTCCCAGGCGCGACGGACGGGGTTGCGGGTCTCGAACAGCAGCCGACCGCCGGGGACCAGGCCGGCGGCGATGCGCCGCAGGGCGCCGTGCCAGTCCTGGCCGATCAGGTGCATCGCCACGTTCCCGCTCATGATCACCAGGTCCGCCGACCCCGGCTCGATCAGCTCCGCGGTGCCCCGCCGCCACTCGACGCGGTCCCCGCCGGGGCGCGCCCGGGCGACGCGCAGCATGGCCTCGGCCGGGTCGATCCCGACGACGGCGCGGTCATCGCCGGTCAGCGTCACCGTGAGCGATCCGGTGCCGCAGCCGAGATCGACGATCCGCCGGGCGCCGGACTCCTCGGCCGCCCGGCGGACGTACGCGTGGTCCTCTCCGGGCGGGTTGTCGAGGTCATAGAGGGCGACGACGCGGTCGTCGTCGTAGGCGCGGCGGTTCGTCTCGGCCGGGTCCAGATGCATGGACGGCACCGTATCTTGAAGATGACTGCATGCACCGCCAGCTGGACCACGAGGAGTTCGACCAGCGGCTCGAGCGCTGAGCCGCCGCCGTCGCCGCTGAGCCGCGCCGCGGTCCGGCCGCCCACGCCACGAAGACGCAGAAGCGCCTGGCCGGCTGGGCGCAGGGCGTGTCTCCTCGATGGGCACGCACCCATGGCGGCAGTTCAGTGCGTCATGCCTCTTGGCCGTGGCTGCTGTAGACCACGATCGGCGCCCCACTGGGATCACGCGTGCTCTTCCACACGGTCATGCCGATTCGTTCGGCCACGCGACGGGAAGCCATGTTGTCGGGGTTGATGATCGCGGTGACCATCGTTGCGCAGAGGGTCTCGAACCCGTATCGCAGGCAGGCAGAGGCCCCCTCGGTTGCCAGTCCTTGTCCCTGGCGTTCTGGCAGGACGTGGTAGCCGACCTCGAGGACCTCCTGGCCGTCGACGTTCTGCCAGGTCAGGCCGCAGTCACCGATGAAGTCGCCGGTGGCCCGGTGTTCGATGACCCACAGGCCGAACCCATGCTCGGCGTAGTTGTCCTTCGACCAGTTGATCCACCGCTGCACCTCGTTGCGCGACTTGGCCCGCGGGTAGTAGCGCATGACCTCCGCGTCTCCGAGGAGCCTGCACATGTCGTCGAGGTCAGCGTCGGTCATGCACCGGAACGTGAGTCGATCTGTGGGTTGCGGGATCACCCGACGACCTTACCGACGGCACTGAACCGGCTTCTTGTCTTCGGCACGTGCGTGAACCCCCCCCCCCCGCGGTCCGCCGCGCTCACCCCACGAAGACGCAGAAGGGGTGGCCGGCCGGGTCCGCGAACACGTACAGGGGTTCCTCCTCGTCGTCGGAGCGGTCCAGGACGAGGCGCCCGCCCAGGCGCAGGGCGTGGTCGTGGGCCGCGTCGAGGGAATCGCGGTCCGGCACGGTGAAATCCAGGTGCAGCTGCATCGGCACCTCGGGTGACGGCCACGTGCTGGGCTTCAGTTCCTCGGTGCGCTGGAATGTCAGGACGCGGCGGCCGTCGTCGTCCAGCAGCACGAGCCAGTCCGCGCTGTCCGGCTCGCGACCGTCCGCGAGCTCGTCGCCCGTGCGGTAGTGGAGACCGAGGAGCTCGCGGTAGAAGTCCGCGACGGAACGGATGTCGACGGCGTCGATCACAGGCTGCTGGAGCACGGGGCGGCTGACCATGGCCACACCTTAAGCAACCTCGGTGTCCGCGTCAGCGTCTCGGCCTCAGTCGACGTCGTCGAGCCCCGCATCCACCCACCGCGAGGCCGGCACGACGGCGGCCAGCGAGACCACCGCCAGGACCTGCCACCCCGCGAGCGCCCAGCCGACCCCGAGCATCGCCCCGAGCGCACCTCCCGCGAGGGTCGCCAGCGGCACGGAGCCCCGGGTGAGGGTGCGGCGCATCGCGGTGACCCGCCCGAGCGTGCCCTCGGGGCAGGCACGGGCGGTCACGGCGGCCTGGGTGATGTTCCCGAGCAGGACCATGAACCCCCAGAGGGCGGCGCCGGCCAGCAGCCACGGCCCGGCATGAGCGAGGTCGGCGTAGGCCAGCAGGTGCAGCCCCACGGCCACGGCGCAGCCGACCGAGCCGAGGAGGATGCACCGGCAGGACATCCAGGGCGACGTCCGTGGCGGACCGGCCACCCGCGTCGAGGGCGTTGGAGGCGACCAGCCACCGCGCCCGTCCTTCCGGCGGCGGGGCCGGTCCGCCCGGTGTGCTCTGCGTCATGCCCGGGAGTCTGACACACCCCCCCTCCACGCCAGTCCGTCACACGGGTCTGCCTCGGCCCGCCGCGCGCCGGAGAGGCTCCGGCCGGTCCCGGATGGCGCGGCGGCGGCTCATATGACGCGCGAGCCGGCCGTCCGCTGGACTCGCGGCGGCCCGCCGCGTGGGATGGGTGCACCACCCATCCAGAGCGGCCGAGAGATCTGGCTCGACGACGCCGCAGCAACCCGCCCGCCGCACCCGGACCCCCGGGAACGGCAGGTCCGGTGCTACCGCCAGGACCGATGGAGGAGAGCAGATGCCCCGTCACGCCACACAACAAGTCCACGCCGGCTACGAGCCCGCCGCACCCCACCGGCCGGTCGTCCCGCCCATCCACCAGACCACGGCGTTCCGTTTCCCGGACCACGCCACGGCGGCATCGATGTTCCGGCTCGAGACCCCCGGCTTCACCTACAGCCGCACGGGCAACCCGACCGTCGCGGTGTTCGAGAACCGCCTCGCCGCACTGGAGGGCGGCATCGGCGCGATCGCCACGGCCACCGGCCAGGCCGCCGTCGCGCTGTCCCTGCTGGCGCTGCTGCAGGGCGGCAAGCACCTGGTCGCCTCCAGCCAGCTCTACGGGGGCACCGTCGACCTGCTGACGGACACGTTCGCGGACTTCGGCATCGAGGTCACCTTCGCGGACCCGGCGGACCCGCCCGCGTGGGCCGCCGCGGTCCGGCCCGACACCCGCGCGTTCTTCCTCGAGGCCATCACCAACCCGCTCGCCACCCTCCCGGACCTGCCCGCGCTCGCGGGCCTCGCCCACGCGGCCGGTGTGCCCGTGGTGGTGGACAGCACCCTCGCGACGCCGGCCCTCTACCGGCCACTGGAGCACGGCGCCGACGTCGTCGTGCACTCGGCTACCAAGTTCCTCGGCGGGCACGGCGCGGTGCTCGGCGGCGCGATCGTGGACGGCGGCACGTTCGACTACGGCGCGGCGCCGGACCGGTGGCCGCAGCTGGCCCGGCCCAAGGCCCGCTACGGCGGGCAGACGCTGGTCGAGCGGCACGGCCGCGGCGCCTACCTGACGCTGGCCCGCAGCAAGTTCCTGCACGACCTCGGCCCCACCCTCGCCCCCGCGAGCGCGGCGCAGTTCATCCAGGGGCTCGAGACGCTCGACCTGCGCGTGGCCCGCCACACCGCCACCGCCCTGGCCGTGGCCGAACACCTGGCCGGTCACCCCGCGGTCGCGCGGGTGCACCACCCCGGCGTGGCCGGGCATCCCAGCGCGGCGCTGGCCGCCCGCGACTTCCCGGACGGCGTCGGCTCGGTGTTCTCCTTCGACCTGGCCTGCGGCCCCGAGACCGTGGCCCCGTTCCTCGACGCGCTCGAGCTGTTCCAGCTGGTGGTCAACGTCGGCGACGCCCGGTCCCTCGTCTCCCACCCCGCGACCATGACGCACTGTCGCCTGACGCGGCAGCAGCGCGAGGCCGCCGGGATCGCCGAGACCACCGTCCGGCTCTCCATCGGGCTGGAGTGTCCCGACGACCTGATCGCGGACCTGGACCGTGCCTTGGCCGTGGTGTCCGCCGCCGGGCCGGCCGTCCCCGCCGCCACGCCCGCCGTCCCCGAGACCGCCGCCGTCACCCAGGAGGTGCGCTGAGATGACCGCCGTCCACCACCCCACCCGCTCCGTCTCCCGTCCCGCCGTCCGCGGCTTCACCACCACCGCCGTGCACGCCGGCCAGGAGCCCGACCCGCTGACCGGCGCCGTGGTGCCGCCGATCTACCAGACCAGCACCTTCGTGCAGGACGGCATCAACGTGCTGCGAGCCGGGCACGAGTACAGCCGCGGCTCCAACCCGACCCGGAACGGCTTCGAGACCCAGCTCGCCGCCCTCGAGCACGGCGACCGGGCGTTCGCGTTCGCCTCCGGGCTCGCCGCCGAGGACGCCCTCCTGCGGGCCGTGCTGCGCCCCGGCGACCACATCGTGCTGGGCGGCGACGGCTACGGCGGCACCCACCGCCTCATCACCACCGTCCTCGAGCCGTGGGGCGTGTCCAACACCCCCGTGGACATCACCGACACGACGGCGGTCGCCGCGGCCGTCCGCCCCGGCCGCACCGCGCTGCTGTGGGTGGAGACGCCGTCCAACCCGCTGCTCGGCATCGCGGACCTGGCCGCCTGGGCGCAGATCGCCCACGACGCCGGCGCACTGCTGGTCGTGGACAACACGTT
This sequence is a window from Micrococcus porci. Protein-coding genes within it:
- a CDS encoding class I SAM-dependent methyltransferase; the protein is MHLDPAETNRRAYDDDRVVALYDLDNPPGEDHAYVRRAAEESGARRIVDLGCGTGSLTVTLTGDDRAVVGIDPAEAMLRVARARPGGDRVEWRRGTAELIEPGSADLVIMSGNVAMHLIGQDWHGALRRIAAGLVPGGRLLFETRNPVRRAWEDWQQEPTERTTAAGRLVESEATSAPDADGVVVHRWRTEYPDEGVVSEGEEHLQFRSVEQVTQDLAAAGLAVDRVWSDWRGRPFDAAEHPLMIIEACPQGA
- a CDS encoding DUF805 domain-containing protein, with translation MSTALDVFILGSPDLSLRDVAVLLVGITHALPSLALLARRLHDAGFSHAWLFVGLVPLVGPLTLLVFALQPTAPRFGHPTDASDPVPAGPRPRGADPRRHVRPDQ
- a CDS encoding acyl-CoA dehydrogenase family protein, with amino-acid sequence MTTPVLDRPAPTSAADAPDTAELRARFAPVFARIAANEARRRDAAVPPHAAVRLLAETGFTALRLPRERGGSDATLTQLLDLLVDLAAADANLPQALHGHFMFTEQVARDVHPRLTDWWLDEVAAGKVFANALVDPPAATGLPGVTARRDPRDPEAFLLTGTKQYSTGTLLADWTLVAAHDDAGALQPLVVEVAGPGVEARDDWDGIGQRGTASGTTVYTDAPAPAWRRVDLERPAAAPGYPFLWLILAATQAGIAQRALDDFAEILRRRSRSYQHAASASPAHDPVLQHQLGAAAAQVRALRSVVLGAVPALEAAYTAAAGAAPAIGAAATESPDDGAAEAFEAAHTEAWVAAASASSVAADLTLRLTSDLFETAGASAVVAGPGLDRHWRNARVLASHTPLPHRRRQIGECLLHGTPAPHSADAVETASSTDADPSRDSVSPSPSTPAATKEQ
- a CDS encoding GNAT family N-acetyltransferase yields the protein MIPQPTDRLTFRCMTDADLDDMCRLLGDAEVMRYYPRAKSRNEVQRWINWSKDNYAEHGFGLWVIEHRATGDFIGDCGLTWQNVDGQEVLEVGYHVLPERQGQGLATEGASACLRYGFETLCATMVTAIINPDNMASRRVAERIGMTVWKSTRDPSGAPIVVYSSHGQEA
- a CDS encoding DUF805 domain-containing protein → MTMRQAIRRYYAGYAQFSGRASRADFWLAALCV
- a CDS encoding O-acetylhomoserine aminocarboxypropyltransferase/cysteine synthase family protein, which produces MPRHATQQVHAGYEPAAPHRPVVPPIHQTTAFRFPDHATAASMFRLETPGFTYSRTGNPTVAVFENRLAALEGGIGAIATATGQAAVALSLLALLQGGKHLVASSQLYGGTVDLLTDTFADFGIEVTFADPADPPAWAAAVRPDTRAFFLEAITNPLATLPDLPALAGLAHAAGVPVVVDSTLATPALYRPLEHGADVVVHSATKFLGGHGAVLGGAIVDGGTFDYGAAPDRWPQLARPKARYGGQTLVERHGRGAYLTLARSKFLHDLGPTLAPASAAQFIQGLETLDLRVARHTATALAVAEHLAGHPAVARVHHPGVAGHPSAALAARDFPDGVGSVFSFDLACGPETVAPFLDALELFQLVVNVGDARSLVSHPATMTHCRLTRQQREAAGIAETTVRLSIGLECPDDLIADLDRALAVVSAAGPAVPAATPAVPETAAVTQEVR
- a CDS encoding VOC family protein, with product MVSRPVLQQPVIDAVDIRSVADFYRELLGLHYRTGDELADGREPDSADWLVLLDDDGRRVLTFQRTEELKPSTWPSPEVPMQLHLDFTVPDRDSLDAAHDHALRLGGRLVLDRSDDEEEPLYVFADPAGHPFCVFVG